The following coding sequences lie in one Paramisgurnus dabryanus chromosome 16, PD_genome_1.1, whole genome shotgun sequence genomic window:
- the lrp2bp gene encoding LRP2-binding protein isoform X1, which produces MDSKDEFVVRRSTSLKTVTEIYQDISQKLNDKSEISVELLEKTVGLKKEKADEGDSEGVFLLGQLYFEEGRYAEAEKIFDDIKDQDPRALYQLAVIFYDGLHTKEDFGRAIEYMRRVAFWDSSDVGSIRYAALYNLGRAYLEGCGVLASSTEAERFWLLAADDGNPNANVKAQSALGMFYCRPETLNLRKAFLWHSQACGNGSLESQGALGVMYLYGYGVQKDPEAALYCLKEAAERGNVYAQGHLTACYYHRKLYSRAACLGERLSKYENISAIARSTDCLEEYIRKGITIGTFYFAQCLQLGRGVQQQKDKAQSYFTQAAKMDPQICKKLHMDALYSRM; this is translated from the exons ATGGACTCAAAAGACGAATTTGTTGTAAGGAGATCAACAAGTTTGAAGACAGTGACCGAGATTTATCAAGATATAAGCCAAAAGCTAAACGACAAATCAG AGATCAGTGTTGAGTTACTGGAGAAGACTGTGGGACTGAAGAAAGAGAAAGCAGATGAAGGCGATTCAGAAGGTGTTTTTCTCTTGGGACAGTTGTATTTTGAAGAG GGCCGCTATGCAGAAGCTGAGAAGATCTTTGATGACATAAAAGATCAAGACCCCAGAGCTTTGTATCAGCTGGCTGTCATATTTTATGATGGCCTTCATACCAAAGAAGACTTT GGCAGAGCAATTGAGTACATGAGAAGAGTTGCATTCTGGGATTCCTCAGATGTGGGCTCTATCAGATACGCAGCGCTGTATAATTTGGGCAGGGCATATTTGGAAGGCTGTGGTGTCCTGGCATCTAGCACCGAAGCAGAGAG GTTTTGGCTCCTGGCAGCTGATGATGGGAACCCAAATGCAAATGTAAAAGCTCAGTCAGCATTAGGCATGTTTTACTGCAGACCTGAGACCCTCAACCTCAGAAAG GCGTTCCTCTGGCACTCTCAGGCCTGTGGAAACGGCAGTCTGGAGTCCCAGGGCGCTCTGGGTGTGATGTATCTTTATGGATATGGAGTACAGAAGGATCCAGAAGCGGCTCTGTACTGTCTGAAGGAGGCTGCAGAGAGGGGGAACGTCTACGCCCAGGGCCACCTGACCGCCTGCTACTACCACCGAAAACTCTACTCAAGAGCGGCCTGTCTGGGGGAAAG GTTGAGCAAATATGAGAACATCAGTGCCATAGCTCGAAGCACAGATTGTCTGGAGGAATACATCCGCAAGGGAATCACCATCGGCACGTTCTACTTCGCACAGTGCCTTCAGCTGGGCAGAGGCGTCCAACAGCAGAAAGATAAAGCACAGAGCTACTTTACACAG GCTGCAAAGATGGATCCACAGATCTGCAAAAAGCTGCATATGGACGCTCTGTACAGCAGGATGTAA
- the lrp2bp gene encoding LRP2-binding protein isoform X2: MDSKDEFVVRRSTSLKTVTEIYQDISQKLNDKSEISVELLEKTVGLKKEKADEGDSEGVFLLGQLYFEEGRYAEAEKIFDDIKDQDPRALYQLAVIFYDGLHTKEDFGRAIEYMRRVAFWDSSDVGSIRYAALYNLGRAYLEGCGVLASSTEAERFWLLAADDGNPNANVKAQSALGMFYCRPETLNLRKVPDISVPLALSGLWKRQSGVPGRSGCDVSLWIWSTEGSRSGSVLSEGGCREGERLRPGPPDRLLLPPKTLLKSGLSGGKVEQI, translated from the exons ATGGACTCAAAAGACGAATTTGTTGTAAGGAGATCAACAAGTTTGAAGACAGTGACCGAGATTTATCAAGATATAAGCCAAAAGCTAAACGACAAATCAG AGATCAGTGTTGAGTTACTGGAGAAGACTGTGGGACTGAAGAAAGAGAAAGCAGATGAAGGCGATTCAGAAGGTGTTTTTCTCTTGGGACAGTTGTATTTTGAAGAG GGCCGCTATGCAGAAGCTGAGAAGATCTTTGATGACATAAAAGATCAAGACCCCAGAGCTTTGTATCAGCTGGCTGTCATATTTTATGATGGCCTTCATACCAAAGAAGACTTT GGCAGAGCAATTGAGTACATGAGAAGAGTTGCATTCTGGGATTCCTCAGATGTGGGCTCTATCAGATACGCAGCGCTGTATAATTTGGGCAGGGCATATTTGGAAGGCTGTGGTGTCCTGGCATCTAGCACCGAAGCAGAGAG GTTTTGGCTCCTGGCAGCTGATGATGGGAACCCAAATGCAAATGTAAAAGCTCAGTCAGCATTAGGCATGTTTTACTGCAGACCTGAGACCCTCAACCTCAGAAAGGTTCCTGATATCA GCGTTCCTCTGGCACTCTCAGGCCTGTGGAAACGGCAGTCTGGAGTCCCAGGGCGCTCTGGGTGTGATGTATCTTTATGGATATGGAGTACAGAAGGATCCAGAAGCGGCTCTGTACTGTCTGAAGGAGGCTGCAGAGAGGGGGAACGTCTACGCCCAGGGCCACCTGACCGCCTGCTACTACCACCGAAAACTCTACTCAAGAGCGGCCTGTCTGGGGGAAAG GTTGAGCAAATATGA